One window from the genome of Montipora foliosa isolate CH-2021 chromosome 5, ASM3666993v2, whole genome shotgun sequence encodes:
- the LOC138002425 gene encoding protein kinase C-binding protein NELL1-like has product MDHCEWMCYKEPDCVSVNFEIGTQQCDLNNATHRNHGAELEDKDGFLYHGADSACETDPCQNGGVCQSGYTDKGYRCVCPTGFTSDQCEKDVDECSEEKHNCSREANCTNIEGSYHCTCKEGFFGDGQKCTGEFLNIFLS; this is encoded by the exons ATGGATCATTGTGAGTGGATGTGTTACAAAGAACCCGATTGCGTCAGTGTTAATTTTGAAATTGGGACACAGCAATGTGATTTGAACAACGCAACACACCGAAATCATGGTGCAGAGCTTGAGGACAAAGATGGTTTCCTCTACCATGGAGCAGAT AGCGCTTGTGAGACAGACCCTTGTCAAAACGGAGGTGTTTGCCAATCAGGATACACAGACAAAGGATATCGTTGCGTATGTCCTACTGGTTTCACATCTGATCAATGCGAAAAAG ATGTCGACGAGTGCTCAGAGGAGAAGCACAACTGTAGCCGTGAAGCAAACTGTACCAACATCGAAGGCTCCTATCATTGCACATGCAAAGAGGGATTTTTTGGAGATGGACAAAAATGTACAGGAGAGtttctaaatatttttttatcataa